From one Flavobacteriales bacterium genomic stretch:
- a CDS encoding MBOAT family protein, with the protein MLFNSIEFAAFLPLVLLLFWPLDRRSHRLGNLWLLAASMFFYGWWDWRFLGLVFFSGALDYVAALGIAHAKSPRGRKQWLAASLIGNLGSLGFFKYWDFFITAFSDAFTLFGQPFSPTTLGIVLPVGISFYTFQSLSYTIDVYRGQLRAERDPVAFGAYLMFFPQLVAGPIERGTALLPQFQKRRVFDYTQAIDGSRQMLWGFFKKIVIADQCAPIVDRIFNDHAASGGGELAFAAILFAFQIYGDFSGYSDIAIGAARLFGISLMRNFAYPYFARDIAEFWRRWHISLSTWFRDYLYIPLGGSQGSMSNRVRNTFIIFLVSGFWHGANYTFVAWGALHALFFLPLLLQGTNRKRLSAPEGWLPSPGDALRMIITFALVDLAWIFFRAPDLSTALEIVQRIPTGLATHPGQLALLARDLLTRGPMPFVWAMLAVEWLQRSHAHGLAAIERTLPRSIRWAVYYALAIASLVHTGREVSFIYFQF; encoded by the coding sequence ATGCTGTTCAACTCGATCGAATTCGCGGCATTCCTGCCTTTGGTGCTGCTGCTGTTCTGGCCCCTTGATCGGCGCTCGCACCGCTTGGGCAACCTCTGGCTGCTGGCGGCCAGCATGTTCTTCTACGGCTGGTGGGACTGGCGCTTCCTTGGGCTGGTGTTCTTCAGCGGCGCCTTGGATTACGTGGCCGCACTCGGCATCGCGCACGCGAAAAGCCCTCGTGGCCGGAAGCAATGGCTCGCAGCAAGCCTGATCGGCAACCTGGGCTCATTGGGCTTCTTCAAGTACTGGGATTTCTTCATCACGGCCTTCAGCGATGCCTTCACCCTTTTCGGACAGCCATTCAGCCCAACCACGCTGGGCATCGTGCTGCCGGTGGGAATCAGCTTCTACACCTTCCAGAGCCTGAGCTACACCATCGATGTGTACCGCGGGCAGCTGCGCGCCGAGCGTGACCCTGTGGCCTTCGGCGCATACCTGATGTTCTTCCCGCAGCTGGTGGCGGGCCCCATCGAGCGCGGCACAGCCTTGTTGCCGCAATTCCAGAAGAGGCGGGTGTTCGATTACACCCAGGCCATCGATGGCTCCCGGCAGATGCTCTGGGGCTTCTTCAAGAAGATCGTGATCGCCGACCAATGCGCCCCGATCGTTGACCGGATCTTCAACGACCATGCAGCGAGCGGCGGCGGTGAGCTCGCCTTCGCCGCCATCCTCTTCGCCTTCCAGATCTACGGTGATTTCAGCGGGTACTCCGACATCGCCATCGGAGCGGCCCGGCTCTTCGGCATCTCGCTGATGCGGAATTTCGCGTACCCCTATTTCGCACGGGACATCGCTGAGTTCTGGCGACGGTGGCACATCTCGCTGAGCACCTGGTTCCGCGACTACCTCTACATCCCCTTGGGCGGGAGCCAAGGGTCGATGAGCAACCGCGTTCGAAACACCTTCATCATCTTCCTGGTGAGCGGCTTCTGGCATGGCGCCAACTACACCTTCGTGGCATGGGGCGCGCTCCATGCCTTGTTCTTCCTTCCGCTGCTCCTGCAGGGAACCAACCGCAAACGATTGTCCGCGCCCGAAGGCTGGCTACCCTCCCCGGGCGATGCACTGCGCATGATCATCACCTTCGCCCTGGTGGATTTGGCGTGGATCTTCTTCCGCGCCCCTGACCTATCCACAGCATTGGAGATCGTTCAACGGATCCCGACAGGCCTGGCCACCCACCCCGGCCAATTGGCGCTGCTTGCCCGGGACCTTCTCACCCGTGGGCCCATGCCTTTCGTTTGGGCGATGCTTGCCGTCGAATGGTTGCAGCGAAGCCACGCGCATGGGCTGGCGGCGATTGAACGTACGCTTCCGCGCAGCATCCGGTGGGCCGTGTACTATGCGCTCGCGATCGCGTCGCTCGTGCACACCGGCCGTGAGGTCTCCTTCATCTACTTCCAGTTCTGA
- a CDS encoding glycosyltransferase family 4 protein yields MPLRIAIATPSHNVYSETFIAAHIERLAGVELVLSGGELPKRVVNGPELCHHGGFAFARDQFMARLLRTDQRGLLSRRIAAELRKARIDVVLAEYGSTADAMREACKRAGVPMVAHFHGFDAHKQVVIDEKGGYRALFAQAKAIIAVSHFMEEQLLRLGAPREKLVYSCYGIDVERFTAGDPVQAPPHFVAVGRFVDKKAPHLTLSAFERVVQRVPEARLTMVGQGPLWESCVQRTASAPLAGRVDLPGVRSPEEIAALMRGSRAFVQHSMRALSGDCEGTPLAVLEAMATGIPVVSTRHAGIGDVVQHEVHGLLCNEADVEGMARNMELIARDADMAGRMGRAGRAKAEQEHRVQDSIARLQSVLEGAVK; encoded by the coding sequence ATGCCCTTGCGCATCGCCATCGCCACACCCAGCCACAATGTGTACAGCGAGACCTTCATCGCTGCGCACATTGAGCGGCTTGCCGGCGTGGAGCTCGTGCTTTCCGGCGGCGAATTGCCCAAGCGGGTGGTGAATGGTCCCGAGCTGTGCCATCATGGAGGCTTCGCCTTCGCGCGCGATCAGTTCATGGCCAGGCTGCTCCGCACAGATCAACGCGGGTTGCTTTCGCGGCGGATCGCCGCCGAGCTGCGCAAGGCACGCATCGATGTGGTGCTGGCCGAGTACGGCTCCACTGCTGATGCCATGCGCGAGGCCTGCAAGCGGGCAGGGGTCCCCATGGTGGCGCACTTCCACGGATTCGATGCGCACAAGCAGGTGGTGATCGATGAGAAGGGTGGTTATCGAGCGCTCTTCGCGCAGGCTAAGGCGATCATTGCGGTGAGCCACTTTATGGAGGAACAGCTCCTGCGCCTCGGCGCCCCGCGCGAGAAGCTGGTATACAGCTGCTACGGCATCGATGTGGAGCGCTTCACCGCCGGTGATCCCGTTCAAGCTCCGCCGCATTTCGTGGCTGTGGGCCGCTTCGTCGACAAGAAGGCGCCGCACCTCACCCTGAGCGCGTTCGAGCGGGTGGTACAGCGCGTGCCCGAGGCGCGGCTCACCATGGTGGGGCAGGGGCCTCTTTGGGAGAGTTGCGTGCAGCGCACGGCATCCGCGCCATTGGCCGGTCGTGTTGATCTGCCTGGTGTGCGCAGCCCCGAGGAGATCGCCGCCTTGATGCGCGGCTCGCGGGCCTTCGTGCAGCACAGCATGCGCGCCCTCAGCGGCGATTGCGAAGGCACGCCACTGGCCGTGCTCGAAGCCATGGCCACGGGCATCCCGGTGGTGTCCACGCGTCATGCAGGCATAGGCGACGTGGTGCAGCATGAGGTGCATGGGCTGCTTTGCAACGAAGCTGACGTGGAGGGCATGGCGAGGAACATGGAACTCATCGCGCGCGATGCGGATATGGCGGGCCGGATGGGACGGGCCGGTCGCGCGAAGGCAGAACAGGAGCATCGGGTGCAGGACAGCATCGCTCGCTTGCAGTCCGTGCTAGAAGGCGCTGTGAAATGA
- a CDS encoding glycosyltransferase family 4 protein, protein MSATAAPIRLAIVTPKENAWSETFIAAHIERLKGVELVLAGGELPTHVVNGKVLRGKGAFAYLRDQAAARALRTDQDGILVRRIAAVLRRARIDVVLAEYGTTAHAMLAPCALAGVPLVAHFHGFDAHVDAVIKAHHDYRALFAQSSALVVVSRGMEQQLLDLGALREKVVRNSCGVDAERFAMGDPARTPPHFLFVGRFVDKKAPHLALSAFERLVERVPEAKLTMVGQGPLWESCAQRVRSSPLAGRVELPGILSPDEVASLLRGARAFVLHSVRALNGDCEGTPVAVLEAMASGIPVVATRHAGIGDVVVHEEHGLLCDEHDVEAMAMNLERVARDPQLAGELGRAGRAKAEREHRVEDSIAGLQAILERVARGTGRLVERS, encoded by the coding sequence ATGAGCGCAACGGCAGCACCCATCCGACTGGCCATTGTAACGCCGAAGGAGAATGCTTGGAGCGAGACCTTCATCGCCGCGCACATCGAACGATTGAAAGGCGTGGAACTGGTGCTTGCCGGAGGTGAGTTGCCCACGCATGTGGTGAATGGAAAGGTGCTGCGCGGGAAAGGGGCGTTCGCTTATCTGCGCGATCAGGCTGCTGCACGCGCGCTTCGCACGGATCAGGATGGCATCCTGGTGCGGCGCATTGCGGCCGTGCTGCGGCGGGCGCGCATTGATGTGGTGCTCGCCGAATACGGCACCACGGCCCACGCCATGCTCGCTCCATGCGCCTTGGCGGGCGTGCCGCTCGTGGCGCACTTCCACGGCTTCGATGCGCATGTTGATGCGGTGATCAAGGCCCACCACGACTACCGCGCGCTCTTCGCGCAGTCCAGCGCATTGGTGGTGGTGAGCCGCGGCATGGAACAGCAGCTATTGGATTTGGGCGCGCTGCGCGAGAAAGTGGTGCGCAACAGTTGCGGAGTCGATGCCGAGCGCTTCGCCATGGGCGATCCAGCCCGCACGCCGCCTCATTTCTTGTTCGTGGGCCGCTTCGTCGATAAGAAAGCGCCGCACCTCGCGCTGAGCGCCTTCGAGCGCCTCGTGGAGCGCGTGCCCGAGGCCAAGCTCACCATGGTGGGTCAAGGTCCGTTGTGGGAGAGTTGCGCGCAGCGGGTGCGTTCATCGCCCTTGGCCGGACGCGTCGAGTTGCCTGGGATTCTGAGCCCTGATGAGGTCGCTTCGCTGCTGCGCGGTGCACGTGCCTTCGTGCTGCACAGCGTGCGCGCGCTCAATGGCGATTGTGAGGGCACGCCGGTGGCCGTGCTCGAGGCGATGGCTTCGGGCATCCCCGTGGTGGCCACGCGGCATGCGGGCATCGGTGATGTGGTGGTGCATGAGGAGCACGGGCTGCTCTGCGATGAGCACGATGTGGAGGCCATGGCCATGAACCTGGAGCGCGTGGCGCGTGATCCGCAGCTCGCAGGTGAACTGGGCCGCGCTGGCCGTGCGAAGGCCGAGCGCGAGCATCGCGTGGAGGACAGCATCGCGGGCTTGCAGGCGATCCTGGAGCGCGTTGCGCGAGGGACAGGGCGTCTTGTTGAGCGCAGCTGA
- the tnpA gene encoding IS200/IS605 family transposase, translating into MPQSLGNIIIHVTFSTKHREPFLHDGIKQRMHEYLASIVRNHGSECYRAGGIEDHVHLAIRLARTMSVADLVEQVKTGSSRWVKTQDERCQKFAWQTGYAAFSAYYMDVDRLLAYIDGQVEHHRRQSFQDEYRSLLIDNGIDFDERYVWD; encoded by the coding sequence ATGCCCCAATCACTCGGCAACATCATCATCCATGTCACATTCAGCACCAAGCACCGAGAGCCCTTCCTCCACGACGGAATCAAGCAGCGCATGCACGAGTACCTCGCCAGCATAGTGAGGAACCATGGGTCTGAGTGTTATCGGGCCGGGGGCATCGAGGACCATGTGCATCTCGCGATTCGTCTCGCACGGACCATGTCGGTTGCTGATCTGGTGGAGCAAGTCAAAACGGGGTCCTCGCGCTGGGTGAAGACCCAGGACGAACGATGCCAGAAATTCGCTTGGCAAACGGGGTATGCTGCGTTCTCAGCCTACTATATGGATGTTGACCGACTGCTCGCGTACATCGATGGACAAGTCGAGCATCATCGTCGTCAATCCTTCCAGGACGAGTATCGGAGCCTACTCATCGATAATGGCATTGACTTCGATGAGCGGTACGTCTGGGATTGA
- a CDS encoding dicarboxylate/amino acid:cation symporter, with amino-acid sequence MKASLPLRILIGLGAGIIWAVTSSTLGFSEFTLDWIAPFGDIFINLLKLIAIPLVLFSIISGVSGLGDVAKLGRTGLRMLALYLATTVMAISVGLLLVNVIKPGEWSDDAQRLRNRIGYELWVQETASVEKPKDGRCVSCDPANAALVAEVLAARKASPPDPALMGKVEQAKQVQGGPLQFLVDMVPSNIFLSFNNALMLQVIFFALFFGIVLLMVPAAAAAPVVSLVNGLNEVFMKMVDVVMRAAPWFVFALMAGVVSRIAGDDPAAVLQLFKSLAGYSLTVLIGLALMVFLVYPVVMTLLMRRNVFARFLKAISPAQLLAFSTSSSAATLPATIECVEERIGVSKSTASFVLPIGATVNMDGTSLYQAVAVIFLAQFHWVDLSIGQQLGVILTATLASIGAAAVPSAGLITLFIVLTGLGLDPAWIAIILPVDRLLDMCRTVVNVTGDAACCSIVAHSQGEKLFPDEEAVASGS; translated from the coding sequence ATGAAGGCATCGCTCCCGCTGCGCATCCTCATCGGCCTCGGTGCCGGCATCATCTGGGCCGTGACCAGCAGCACGCTCGGCTTCAGCGAATTCACCCTCGATTGGATCGCGCCCTTCGGCGACATCTTCATCAATCTGCTGAAGCTCATCGCGATCCCGCTCGTGCTCTTCAGCATCATCAGCGGGGTGAGCGGATTGGGCGATGTGGCCAAGCTGGGGCGCACCGGCTTGCGCATGCTCGCGCTCTACCTCGCCACCACGGTGATGGCCATCAGCGTGGGCCTTTTGCTGGTGAATGTGATCAAGCCCGGTGAATGGTCGGATGATGCCCAGCGCCTGCGCAACCGCATCGGCTATGAGCTCTGGGTGCAGGAGACCGCCAGCGTGGAGAAGCCCAAGGATGGCCGCTGCGTGAGCTGCGACCCTGCGAATGCCGCACTGGTGGCCGAGGTGCTCGCGGCTCGGAAGGCCTCGCCGCCCGATCCCGCGCTCATGGGCAAGGTGGAGCAGGCGAAACAGGTGCAGGGCGGTCCGCTCCAGTTCCTCGTGGACATGGTGCCCAGCAACATCTTCCTCAGCTTCAACAATGCCCTGATGCTGCAGGTGATCTTCTTCGCGCTCTTCTTCGGCATCGTGCTGCTCATGGTCCCGGCGGCAGCTGCCGCGCCCGTGGTGTCGCTGGTGAACGGCCTCAACGAGGTGTTCATGAAGATGGTGGACGTGGTGATGCGCGCGGCCCCCTGGTTCGTGTTCGCGCTCATGGCCGGCGTGGTGTCGCGCATCGCGGGCGATGACCCGGCGGCCGTGCTCCAGTTGTTCAAGTCGCTGGCCGGCTACAGCCTCACCGTGCTCATCGGGCTGGCGCTCATGGTCTTCCTGGTCTATCCCGTGGTGATGACGCTGCTGATGCGCCGCAACGTGTTCGCGCGCTTCCTCAAGGCCATCAGCCCGGCGCAGCTGCTCGCCTTCAGCACCAGCAGCAGCGCCGCCACCTTGCCCGCCACGATCGAGTGCGTGGAGGAGCGCATCGGCGTGAGCAAGAGCACGGCGAGTTTCGTGCTGCCCATCGGTGCCACGGTGAACATGGATGGCACCAGCCTGTACCAGGCCGTGGCCGTGATCTTCCTCGCGCAATTCCATTGGGTCGATCTCTCGATCGGCCAGCAGCTCGGCGTCATCCTCACCGCCACGCTCGCGAGCATCGGGGCCGCTGCGGTGCCCAGTGCGGGCCTCATCACGCTCTTCATCGTGCTCACGGGGCTCGGCCTCGACCCGGCGTGGATCGCCATCATCCTGCCGGTTGACCGCCTGCTCGACATGTGCCGCACCGTGGTGAACGTGACCGGCGATGCCGCCTGCTGCAGCATCGTGGCGCACAGCCAAGGCGAGAAGCTCTTCCCGGATGAGGAGGCCGTGGCCTCAGGCTCCTGA